The window TGCCTCTATAAAAAAGTGCACCTTGTCACATGTTGTGACTCCACCTGCTTGActcagtgcgtgtgtgtgtttgtgtgtatttgtgacaATACTTGGTAATCCCCAGGTAGAGTGGAATTAGTTTGCGCCTTACTTGATGCCTTCCAAGATAATGACCCATTTAGAAGATATAGTAAGACAATGAAACTGGAGTTTCTCTGTACTCTTTGGGGTTTTGCCCTCTTCTGATTATTGCAAACTAAGAAAATAATAGAGAAAGTCTGAGCAAAGTTTTGCATCCCTAACATTCTTCAGTAAAGGTGTCATGTCTTAGTCTAGTATAAAATGAAAGCATACAGTAGaacaaatatttttaaggttttcATGGAAACCTAAATCCTAATCTTATTGACTTAGTCCACAGCTGAAAacacatgtgcaataaaaaaaaggaatcccgataataaaaaaatattctaaCTATTTcgtttttctttcacttgtaTTCTGGGTTATTGACTTTCTGTAAGATGCAGTGCTGACTAATCAGTGTGTCTTGCTTCTTTTTTCTAGAAGCCATAGCCTAAATATGTAGTACATCCTGCCCTACATCACATGGTGTACATCACATggtttaaaaacacagtttattcTCACACTTTGTTATCTAACACTGTACATTTATagtaaattgtaaaaacttGCTTTACTTTTAGGAGAACAGGAAAGTCCccagttttaaaagttttttttttttaaattgttctcaatatttattttttctacaTAGTGTTTAATTTGTTTACCACTTTTGTCAAGTACAGTTGggtaaataattatttgatctaTTTCTGAAATTCTGGGTTTGCTCAATTCTAAAGAAATGAACACTATCTAATTTTTATTGTAGTGTCATTTTAAAAGGAGAGAGGTAGAATATCAagtaaaaatcaagaaaaacaattacataaaaattacataaaatgaGGGTTTGAGACAACCCAGCCAGAGTTCTGACACCCACAGTTTCGCTATGTGCCCATGTTGCATGCAGATTTCAATCAATCAGTTACAGATACTTATGACCGCAACTCATTATGTGTGCAAAGCGCATCTGTCCACAGAATCAGTTTCTTCCATTCCAACATTTCCATCACCATGAGCAAGGCCAAAGAGCTGTGACAAGACATCAGGGACAATATTTGTAGACCTACACAAGGCTGGAATGAGGAACGAGACCACCACCAAGAAGCTTGGTGAGAAGGTAACAACCACTGGTGCAATCGTTTGGAAATGGAAGAAATTTAAAATTACTTTCACTCAGCCTTGGTCTTGAGCATCATGCAAGATCTTCATTGGGTCAAGATGATCATGACAGAAAGTGGTGGATCAATCCAAAATTACACAGAAGGAGACTGTTAATCATCTGAAGACAGCTGGGACCACAGTCGACAACAAATCTTGAGTGGATCGGACTAGTAAAATTCCCGTTTATGTAGTATGAATGGCATAGTACAAATGACAATAagggaggtctttatcagtgcaaaaaggtgtaaaaaagtatgaaaaatgccaaaaatatgCCCTCCTGCTGTCTGTGGGCCAGATTAGAGTCTTTGGCGAGCCAGTTCTGGCCCCTGTGTCTTGTGTatgacacccctgatctaaatgATTAAGAGAAGGCTTGGGAAAAAGTGCTGTGGTCAGCTGAAACCAAAAACAAGCTATGTGGCATCAATTCAACCTGCTGtgtttggaggaagagaaatACAGAGGatgacccaaagaacaccatccccacagccAAGCATGGAGATGGAATCATTatgctttggggctgtttttctgattAGGGTACAGGACAACTTCGTTGCATGCATCGTGAAATCTCGGATGAGAATCACCTTCCCTCAATGAGAACACTGAAGATGGGTCCAACACACACTGCCAAGGCAAGAAAGGCTGAAGAGGAAGCATATTAAGGTGATGGAGTGGGCTTCCCAGTCTCCAAACCTCAAGGATTTAGAGTTAGTCAAAATCCCACTTcagatgtgtgcaaacctggtgaccaactacaaAAAACGTGTTACCCCTGTGCTAAACCAACAAGGGCTTGTTGGGATGTATGCTTGATGCTGATCATAGAAGGGCCCTAAACCGTTTTTGCCATTCGTATATTCTACAGCTATAgatccacacacactcacaggatGAGGACAGTGCAGTGCAACTGATTACTGGTCGGTGTATTAGATTACAATAATTGAACGTCTGTGTTACAGGGACATCTAGTGGTAAGAATTGGGCTCTGCATTTTTGTTCATATGAGAGCAggaaaaagtaatttaaattatattaaataaacTTTCTTGAATGGTTAAAGACTCCCTCTCATATCCCGTGTAATACCGCTCGGTATACCGTACAAACAGACCTCAAAAAGCGCAGCATCCTACAAAAGAGTTGTGGTGTTTACAGAGATAGTTGATAAAGTTGATTCAAACTTGTGACGTGTGCGTGTTCCACGTTGGCCCGGACGTGGCAGTCGGCAGTGCTCCTGTGTGGAAATCACAGTGAAAAAGCGGATCAGAGATAAAGCACCACAGTCTACGTGTGTGTTCCTGCTGAGGCTTGTGTCACTTCTACTCCCACAAAGTCAAACATCCACGGACAGTTATGGGGCTCACCATCTCGTCCATCTTCGGTCGGCTATTTGGCAAAAAACAGATGAGGATTTTGATGGGTGAGTGCTAGCTAGCTGTTAGCTAGTTGTTGATGAGCGTTCGTGGGAGAGTACTTCTCAGACTTCTAAAAATttgggaggaggaagaggagaaaaagcacaaagaagagacaattatattattataactaTTGTTGTTCgtaatattttgttgtttgaaaAAGGTAACAAATTTTTGTCGTCGAGGGTTTaaattttttatgtgtgtggttTAAAAGAAGTTTCGTAGTAAAGTCTGttaaaagcatcattttaaaagaaattacgTTAAAATACTAAAAGAAAACTTACTGAAATTAATGTTATTGTCATTGGCAAATGGGCACTTGAAAGAATAACAGTGCGACGATTAAAGCTGTAAATATTGTAACTAAAAATGCTAACATACGTTGTTTGACGGTAACTCGTTACGGCGTTTTCACGTTGTTTAACTCGAGTAATTAAGCAATTATCTCCTGATGACGTTTATTTGCGCAAATGGCGCAACAGGGCACGATATTAGTCGACTTCTGGTGAGTGATGACTGGACTGAAGACTGGAGGAAGACGCTGTTACGCAATCAGTTCAATGTTCAACACTGACTTGTATTCACTTTCAGTATGAATGTTGACTTGTATTTAAACCACGTTGTTTCCCTGCAGTTGGATTGGATGCTGCGGGAAAAACGACCATCTTGTACAAACTGAAGCTGGGTGAAATTGTAACTACCATCCCAACCATCGGTGAGAgactttcctttctttttccttttacaacTTGAAGTTCATTTGTGGTTCTTTGATGGTTCTCCAGTGTTTAGCAGTGTTAAGAGCTGCCCcctttctgcttcttcttcttctgtaaaGGTTTTAATGTGGAGACGgtagaatttaaaaatatcagTTTCACCGTGTGGGACGTGGGTGGCCAGGACAAGATCAGACCTCTCTGGAGGCATTACTTCCAGAACACACAGGTATGTAATATGACCATCATGCAGTTTTGTGACAACTTTGGATTAATAGCCTAAAGGTAATTTAGCTCAGTTCACGCTTATCAAATCTCAATAACAGTtgctttaaagtgctttatagtGGAAGGTAAGTCTCACACAGTGTTAGAGAGAAAACTCCTACAGTCAGGTGAGCCTCAAGAGGAGGCACTAGGTaacagcaggaaggaaaaactcagtcaGAAATACACTTGGTCAAGGCAGCCATCCAGTTGGAGGTGGAGTGAAAGAGAAAGTAAAAAGAAGTGTGTAATATGACGGGCAGTGCCGGAGGCAGTCTCCTAGCAGCCTGAGCCTATAGCAGCGCAATTAATAGATGCCCTAGGGTCACTTGATCAGTTCTAACTGtaaactttatcaaaaaggacAGTTTTAAATCTAATTTCAGTAGTAGAGACTGTTTCTGTGTctaaaatccaaactgggagctggttctaCAGGAGAGGAGCTAaatagctgaaggctctgcctcccacttTACTTCAATtctttaacagggagccagtgtagCCGATATGTGGGAAATATGAGCTCTCGTTCTCAACCCTGTTAATACTTCTGTTGAAGCATTTTGTATTAGTTTGAGACTTTTCAGGgaacatttagaaaaaacagaTAATAAGTTACAGCAGTCTagtttataaataataaaagcacGAACTAGTTtttagcatcactctgagatggggtgtttctaattttagtgcCATTACATAGgtgaaagaaagcagtcctagatatttgtttaatgggcacattgaaggacatgtcctgatCACAAACAACTCCCGAGATTCCTCGCAGTGTCCCTGGAGGCCAAGTTAATGGGATTCAAAGTAATCATCTGGTTGGATACCATGTTTCTGAGGATTACATAATCTCATGTTTGGCATAACAATGTGTCATTGAGCAGTAGTAGCAGTTGGCAGCTAAGAAAtgcaaaagcaacaaaaaaaactaaatgatgCCAATGCAGCCATAATGTTTAAAGCAAATAGATTTGTCAAAATACATAAtgactggttttattttatgtatcttatatttattgtagTTTAAGTCATTGCAGTTTCACCAAAGCTGTATGAGCATGTCTTTAGTTGTTATCTTGTGGCATATTTGAGTTGATCTTAAAATCTACATACCAGTACACTGACCATATTTGCTTTTCATTAAATGACCAACATTAAATTCTAATGTAATCACTTCAACAACCTCTCTTGTTGTGCAGGGCCTCATCtttgtagtggacagcaatgaCAGAGAAAGAGTGACTGAATCAGCAGAAGAGCTGTCTAAGATGGTGAGTTCTTGGCTAAATAGGAAAAACAGTTTAATTCTGTTCCCAACATGCTTTACAGGGACTCAAAACATAAACCTAGTCTTTACAGGATGTACTTGATCCTTAAATAtttgtctcctttttttttttttactgttagaTGACTGTCCTCCTTACTGTAGGAGTCTGTTTGTAGTTTGAAGTGCTGATTGATTTGGTCGTGCCTTGAAGAAACATGGATTTCTCATCATATTTTTACTTCTTCTGAGCCATCCAGAAGCAAATAGTATCTACTTTCTAGTGTTGCCTTACTGTTACTGGCATAGCCCATAAAAATGAAagatatgtgtatatgtgtgcataaGCCTGTCCCAAAATAACAGCAGATCTTCATCCAGTTTACAGTTATGgccaaataaattcaaatttacatattgAAAATGGATTGACGTATGTAAAACTGTGAAGTTTTACAAAATAATCTTAGAGTTTGTGGACAAATAGAGTTGTACTGTTTGAGATGAGCATGCAACAATATTCACGGTGTAGAGCCATGAACCCGTGGTCCCAAAATTGAAGCACGGTGGTGGTGGCATCATGATTTAAGATGACTTTGCTGCCTCGATAGGTCCCCATagtcaaagagaaaaataacagtCAAGTTTATCAGGACTTGAAATGACAGTAAAGTCGAATCACTGGTGCCAGACAAAGATCTAAACTCAGTAGAAATGTCCTTCACCCCATTTATCTTGCTATAACATGAAATCTCTAATCTGGTTTCTGCAGCTGCAAGAAGACGAGTTGAAAGATGCCGTTTTGCTGGTATTTGCAAACAAACAAGATCTTCCCAACGCCTTATCGGTCAGCGAGCTGACGGACAAACTTGGCCTTCATGCCCTTCGCAGCAGAACTGTAAGTAATTTGAGTAGAAAACGGTCTTTACACcagaagaagggaaaaaaaacaaaaagcaagcaCGTTTGGAGCTCTTTTCACAATCTCACATTATCTCACCCCCCAGTGGCACATTGAGTCTACCTGCGCTACCCAGGGCACTGGGCTATATGAAGGACTTGACTGGCTATCCCAAGAGTTGTCCAAGAACTGAGGAAGGACTGGTTGGATAGAAGAAAGAGACTAAACGGCACAAAATAGGACTGAAGGCACAGACATTCAGTCAAGAAACTTCCCAGCACCAGTGATCACACAAGGGATCAGGCTGGTGGACAATGTagtcatctttggaaaaaattaATAACTCCTCTTTTTGATTGTATTATCAGTTACATTATCTCTTGACCTAGTGTCTATTCTCTTTTTGTTCCTACTTATTACCACTTATCATTTCCGTTTAATGCCTTGGCTCCTGTCTAGGCAGCATCTGCAGTAATCATTTTCTTGTACTTAGACTTTATCTTCCTCAACCATTAACTTGGAGGgatatgacaaaataaaaaactttatttaaagacAATTTATAGGCCACAAACTGTGAATGTTAGACCCAGCCCTGCGGTTCACCTCTGTGTCCTTAATCTAATGGCAACTCATTTTTGAAAAGGCTTGTGCCTTTTAGTCTGAGGTGCAGGAGGATTGCAGTGATTTTGTTACTAGTGTGGAATCACATGTATCCACAAAGGAGCATCGTGCCTTCTGGTCCCTCTTTGCCTAAATCTGAGTAATCCTTTCTTTATCACATTGTTAGGTCATGCTCCCTCCTAATTTGCTTTTGTCTCTCTATGCTTTTGAAACGCAGAATTATGCAATAAGATGTGGTGGATTGCATGCTGGGGTGCAGCAAAACCAAAGTGAGAACAGATTTCTTTCTGCAACTTATCCTGTTTGAACATCTGTGAATTTGGCTCATTTGccttttttcactttgtttttatgAACCACAATGGAAAAAGAGGGGACTTAAGTTCTTTTATCTTGTGATCTTCTATCCTCCCGacaaaaaatctttttactAAAAGGAGGAAGGAAGCATCTTTTCAGTGTTGACACAGGGCCAGTGTCATTGCAACACAGTAAAGCagcatgtgttttgtttttttctttattgcttTTGTCTGTTTCTCAGCAGTTGTACTGTTTTGCAAATACTGTGTTACATATCCCATGCCTACTCATCAATTTATCTGGGTACATTCCAACTTGTGCTTTAAGATGTTGACACCTGTCAAAAATATTCTCTAATAATATTTTCCAAATAAAGTTGGTGTTTAAAGATATTTTTCAGACTCTGCTCATTGTTGACGACATTTGGCGTCATTTGTCAGTGTTTTTTCAGGCCAGGCCTTTCTTGGCTTTCAGGTTTGTTTCATCATCAGTCAACATCTTTTTATCAGGAACCAGGCTGAGAGGAAGTGAAAATCTTTAGTATC is drawn from Pelmatolapia mariae isolate MD_Pm_ZW linkage group LG7, Pm_UMD_F_2, whole genome shotgun sequence and contains these coding sequences:
- the LOC134632442 gene encoding ADP-ribosylation factor 5-like, with protein sequence MGLTISSIFGRLFGKKQMRILMVGLDAAGKTTILYKLKLGEIVTTIPTIGFNVETVEFKNISFTVWDVGGQDKIRPLWRHYFQNTQGLIFVVDSNDRERVTESAEELSKMLQEDELKDAVLLVFANKQDLPNALSVSELTDKLGLHALRSRTWHIESTCATQGTGLYEGLDWLSQELSKN